From one Microcoleus sp. FACHB-672 genomic stretch:
- a CDS encoding ATP-binding protein, whose product MKIHQPRRVSAFPLQIVLIIPFILQILGAVSLVGYLSFKNGQRAVNDLAEQLMARTSDVVDEHLKSYLAIPQTLNQINADAVRRGMLDVRDRQIVGKYFWDQMQAYDLTYIGIGLTTGEGVGAARYDGKTITIDDWTAKPPNNVITYATDNQGNRTQVNARWDYRNTNESWYTQPIAAARPIWARIITGNYPTGPYIAVSASRPIYDAQNRLVGMIAIDLHLLKLSDFLRTLDISQSGQVFIMERDGTLIANSITAQPFTLAGQKIQRLQAINSPNSTIQSIASHLQVSKGLQSITQSTAFQLEVQGERHFVNVVPWRDNYGLDWLVVVSVPETTFMGQVNANTRTTIALCLGALVLACVMGVFTSRWIARPILRLNQASEAMASGNLEQTVGTSSIRELNTLSNSFNHMAGQLRGSFAALEKSKEELEDRVEERTAELKNTLEELQRTQSQVVQSEKMSSLGQLVAGVAHEINNPVNFIHGNLTHVQECTESLLEFVELYQQHDPNPAPEIQSLAEDIDLEFLQEDLPKMLASMKLGTERIRQIVLSLRNFSRMDEAEFKAVDIHEGIDSTLMILQHRLKATSERPAIELVKDYAELPLVECYAGQLNQVFMNILVNSIDAIDESNAQRTYQNIKEHPNRITIRTSTVNAEWVKVAIADNGVGISKEIQQRIFNPFFTTKPLGKGTGMGMSISYQIIIEKHGGKLECFSLPGEGTEFIIQIPLRQHVNPAV is encoded by the coding sequence ATGAAAATTCATCAGCCTCGCAGAGTTAGCGCGTTTCCATTACAAATTGTTCTGATTATTCCCTTCATTCTCCAAATTCTTGGAGCCGTTAGTTTAGTAGGCTACTTGTCCTTTAAGAATGGACAGAGAGCAGTCAATGACTTAGCAGAACAGTTGATGGCTCGCACTAGCGATGTTGTGGATGAACACCTGAAGTCCTATCTGGCAATTCCCCAAACCCTCAACCAAATCAATGCAGATGCTGTTCGTAGAGGAATGCTGGATGTGCGCGATCGCCAAATCGTTGGCAAGTATTTCTGGGATCAGATGCAGGCGTATGACCTTACCTACATTGGGATTGGCTTAACCACAGGCGAGGGGGTTGGAGCGGCTCGTTACGATGGCAAAACCATCACCATTGATGATTGGACTGCCAAACCTCCCAACAATGTGATTACCTACGCCACTGACAACCAGGGCAATCGAACTCAAGTCAATGCTCGCTGGGATTACAGAAACACGAATGAATCATGGTACACCCAGCCGATTGCGGCTGCTAGACCGATCTGGGCGAGGATCATTACCGGAAATTATCCTACAGGTCCCTATATTGCAGTTTCTGCCAGTCGTCCCATCTATGATGCTCAAAACCGCTTGGTGGGAATGATTGCAATCGACCTTCATCTGCTGAAACTCAGTGATTTTTTACGCACTTTAGATATCAGTCAGTCTGGTCAAGTGTTCATTATGGAGCGAGATGGCACCCTAATCGCTAACTCCATAACAGCACAGCCTTTTACCCTTGCCGGTCAAAAAATCCAGAGATTACAAGCGATCAATAGCCCTAATTCAACGATTCAGAGCATTGCCAGCCACCTTCAAGTCTCCAAAGGGCTTCAGTCTATTACCCAATCCACAGCCTTTCAGCTTGAGGTGCAAGGAGAAAGACACTTTGTCAATGTTGTGCCCTGGCGCGACAACTATGGCTTAGATTGGCTCGTGGTCGTGAGTGTGCCAGAAACCACATTTATGGGACAAGTCAATGCTAATACGCGCACGACGATCGCACTTTGTCTGGGCGCATTAGTTCTTGCTTGTGTGATGGGCGTGTTCACTTCTCGTTGGATTGCTCGTCCGATACTTCGCCTAAATCAGGCAAGTGAGGCAATGGCATCTGGCAATTTAGAGCAGACGGTGGGAACGAGCAGTATCCGAGAACTTAACACGCTGTCCAATTCCTTTAACCACATGGCAGGGCAACTGCGCGGCTCTTTTGCTGCTTTAGAGAAAAGCAAGGAGGAATTGGAAGACCGGGTAGAAGAGCGCACAGCCGAACTCAAGAACACATTAGAGGAATTGCAGCGCACTCAATCTCAAGTGGTTCAAAGCGAAAAAATGTCGAGTCTTGGGCAACTTGTCGCCGGAGTTGCCCACGAAATTAATAACCCGGTCAATTTCATTCACGGCAACCTTACCCATGTGCAGGAATGTACTGAGAGTCTATTGGAGTTTGTGGAATTATATCAGCAGCATGATCCTAACCCTGCTCCTGAGATTCAATCGCTAGCTGAAGATATCGATCTAGAGTTTTTGCAAGAAGACTTACCAAAAATGCTGGCTTCTATGAAACTGGGAACCGAGCGCATTCGCCAGATTGTCCTCTCGTTGCGAAACTTCTCGCGCATGGACGAAGCGGAGTTCAAAGCAGTTGATATTCACGAAGGGATTGACAGCACCCTGATGATTTTGCAACATCGCCTCAAAGCTACATCCGAACGACCAGCAATTGAACTGGTCAAAGACTATGCTGAACTGCCGCTCGTCGAGTGCTATGCCGGACAGCTCAACCAAGTATTTATGAATATCTTGGTGAATTCTATTGATGCAATAGACGAGAGTAACGCCCAGCGTACCTATCAAAATATTAAAGAGCATCCCAATCGAATTACAATTCGCACGTCAACTGTGAATGCAGAATGGGTGAAAGTGGCGATCGCCGATAACGGAGTCGGTATTTCTAAAGAGATTCAACAACGAATATTTAATCCTTTCTTTACGACCAAACCGCTTGGAAAAGGTACTGGAATGGGGATGTCCATCAGCTACCAAATCATCATAGAGAAACATGGCGGCAAATTGGAGTGCTTCTCACTCCCCGGTGAAGGAACTGAGTTCATCATTCAGATTCCTCTCCGGCAACACGTTAATCCTGCAGTTTAA
- a CDS encoding thermonuclease family protein: MDLQPHKKIQTTIKTVLDGDTVILRYNGQEFSSRARWIDAPETKKWGQSSEDPRILKHWDWAEKSKAFLLNLAARSQILTIIPVQIDQYNRWVCDWYLGTEVKLATNLQVQLCAAGMSANSLPFQHYHFSASRDLSLYVGILRKCAGACKKRVGFWMEPDFILPYEFKKLIL; encoded by the coding sequence ATGGACTTACAACCGCACAAAAAAATTCAGACAACAATTAAAACCGTTCTAGACGGAGACACCGTAATTCTTAGGTATAACGGACAAGAATTTTCTAGTCGCGCTCGGTGGATAGATGCCCCTGAAACAAAAAAATGGGGTCAGTCTAGCGAAGATCCTAGAATTCTTAAACATTGGGATTGGGCTGAAAAATCTAAAGCATTCTTATTAAATCTAGCGGCCCGCTCCCAAATCCTCACGATTATCCCAGTTCAAATAGACCAATACAACCGATGGGTGTGCGATTGGTATCTAGGGACAGAAGTTAAACTAGCTACGAATCTTCAAGTTCAGTTATGTGCTGCTGGAATGTCTGCCAATTCTTTACCCTTCCAGCACTATCATTTTTCAGCTTCCAGAGATTTGAGCCTTTACGTTGGGATTTTAAGAAAGTGTGCCGGCGCTTGCAAAAAAAGAGTCGGATTCTGGATGGAACCCGACTTTATCCTGCCTTATGAATTTAAGAAGCTCATTCTGTAG